The following are encoded in a window of Pongo abelii isolate AG06213 chromosome 16, NHGRI_mPonAbe1-v2.0_pri, whole genome shotgun sequence genomic DNA:
- the TERB2 gene encoding telomere repeats-binding bouquet formation protein 2 isoform X3 has translation MFQGQRGWFCGSVSRDLRQFWVAEGGTISDPRAADFLFSCDASHPDTLRIYQSLDYIEDNATVFHAYYLSAVANAEIKNSVALGHFILPPACLQKEIRRKIGSFIWEQDQHFLIEKHDEVTPNEIKTLRENSELATEHKKELSESFSPIRANFLNIQRGIINLGKICPIQKQQKWTKDTNKP, from the exons ATGTTTCAAGGGCAGCGCGGTTGGTTTTGCGGCAGCGTTAGCCGGGATCTGAGGCAATTCTGGG TGGCTGAAGGGGGAACGATCAGTGACCCGCGAGCCGCCGACTTCTTGTTCAGCTGTGATGCCTCGCACCCAGACACGCTGAG aATATATCAGAGCCTTGATTACATAGAAGATAATGCTACAGTTTTTCATGCCTACTATCTCTCTGCAGTAGCTAATGCCGAAATAAAAAACTCAGTGGCTTTGGGTCATTTCATTCTTCCTCCTGCGTGCCTGCAAAAAG aaataagaagaaaaattggTAGTTTTATTTGGGAACAAGACCAACATTTTCTGATAGAAAAG CATGATGAAGTAACACCAAATGAAATAAAGACCCTTAGGGAAAACAGTGAACTAGCAACAGAGCACAAAAAAGAATTATCCGAAAG tttttctccCATAAGGGCTAATTTCCTTAATATACAAAGAGGTATTATAAATCTGGGAAAAATATGTCCAATCCAAAAACAACAGAAGTGGACAAAGGATACGAATAAACCCTAG
- the TERB2 gene encoding telomere repeats-binding bouquet formation protein 2 isoform X1: MFQGQRGWFCGSVSRDLRQFWVAEGGTISDPRAADFLFSCDASHPDTLRIYQSLDYIEDNATVFHAYYLSAVANAEIKNSVALGHFILPPACLQKEIRRKIGSFIWEQDQHFLIEKHDEVTPNEIKTLRENSELATEHKKELSESPEKHFTRTPVVEKQMYLPLQNYPVNNMVTGYISIDVMKKFLGELHDFIPGSSGYLAYHVQNEINMSAIKNKLKRKY; this comes from the exons ATGTTTCAAGGGCAGCGCGGTTGGTTTTGCGGCAGCGTTAGCCGGGATCTGAGGCAATTCTGGG TGGCTGAAGGGGGAACGATCAGTGACCCGCGAGCCGCCGACTTCTTGTTCAGCTGTGATGCCTCGCACCCAGACACGCTGAG aATATATCAGAGCCTTGATTACATAGAAGATAATGCTACAGTTTTTCATGCCTACTATCTCTCTGCAGTAGCTAATGCCGAAATAAAAAACTCAGTGGCTTTGGGTCATTTCATTCTTCCTCCTGCGTGCCTGCAAAAAG aaataagaagaaaaattggTAGTTTTATTTGGGAACAAGACCAACATTTTCTGATAGAAAAG CATGATGAAGTAACACCAAATGAAATAAAGACCCTTAGGGAAAACAGTGAACTAGCAACAGAGCACAAAAAAGAATTATCCGAAAG CCCAGAAAAGCATTTTACAAGAACTCCAGTTGTAGAAAAGCAGATGTACTTACCTCTACAGAATTACCCAGTTAACAACATGGTAACAg gttATATATCAATTGATGTCATGAAGAAATTCCTTGGGGAGTTACATGACTTCATTCCTGGAAGCTCAGGATATTTGGCATATCATgttcaaaatgaaattaatatgtctgctataaaaaacaaattgaagAGGAAATATTAA
- the TERB2 gene encoding telomere repeats-binding bouquet formation protein 2 isoform X2, translating to MFQGQRGWFCGSVSRDLRQFWVAEGGTISDPRAADFLFSCDASHPDTLRIYQSLDYIEDNATVFHAYYLSAVANAEIKNSVALGHFILPPACLQKEIRRKIGSFIWEQDQHFLIEKHDEVTPNEIKTLRENSELATEHKKELSESPEKHFTRTPVVEKQMYLPLQNYPVNNMVTGESTNAVPHYHKLCSQVSRI from the exons ATGTTTCAAGGGCAGCGCGGTTGGTTTTGCGGCAGCGTTAGCCGGGATCTGAGGCAATTCTGGG TGGCTGAAGGGGGAACGATCAGTGACCCGCGAGCCGCCGACTTCTTGTTCAGCTGTGATGCCTCGCACCCAGACACGCTGAG aATATATCAGAGCCTTGATTACATAGAAGATAATGCTACAGTTTTTCATGCCTACTATCTCTCTGCAGTAGCTAATGCCGAAATAAAAAACTCAGTGGCTTTGGGTCATTTCATTCTTCCTCCTGCGTGCCTGCAAAAAG aaataagaagaaaaattggTAGTTTTATTTGGGAACAAGACCAACATTTTCTGATAGAAAAG CATGATGAAGTAACACCAAATGAAATAAAGACCCTTAGGGAAAACAGTGAACTAGCAACAGAGCACAAAAAAGAATTATCCGAAAG CCCAGAAAAGCATTTTACAAGAACTCCAGTTGTAGAAAAGCAGATGTACTTACCTCTACAGAATTACCCAGTTAACAACATGGTAACAg gggaAAGCACGAATGCAGTTCCTCACTACCACAAATTATGCAGTCAAGTTTCCCGCATTTGA